AGCTACTGGAGGCAggagaaaaaacattttgccGCTAAAAACTGAATGAGAGGCCGCCGCTAACAGCTTCCGTCTCCCTAAAAAGTCGGCCTTTCTGCAGAAAGTTAATTTGCCGCCGGGCGGCATTATCAACTCTGATTTATATCAAAGAATGCTTAGAGGAACGACTTACACCATTCAACAATAAGTATCATCAAGACCTAAATTACATTTTTGGCCAGGTTTAGCTAGTGCTCATAGGTCTAAAGAAGCCATTTCCTGGatgaatgaaaatataaatttcgtGCTGGTCGATATGAATTCTCCTAATGTTCCCAAAGCCCGGCCAATCGAAGACTTTTGGAGAGTATTGGCTGAGAATGTGTATGAGGGTGGATGGGAGGCCAAAAGTTCACAACAATTGATTGGGCATATCAATGcgtgtttgaaaaaaaaattgatgcaacATTTTTACAATCACTTATGAAGggtatcaaaacaaaattgagATTAATAGCCAACAAGGGAGTGCTATcggtttataaaaaataattttgttaaaataaatatagtaataacttaaagaaaatattaaaaaaaattttgcttttatttctttaaaaatacaagGCTTTGATTTTTGTGTAACTAATTTCTCCTCAACCGTTATGAAGATTTCTCTACATGCAATATGAtttcaaaaacttataatttaaacatattttatatttcttagcTTATCTACTTGATTTTATATTAGGTATATAAGGAGAAGGGGGGCAGGGCCGCTAGTAACACTTGGGACAACAAGCTTAAGAATATTGGGTCCAGCTGTCTATTATTACTcttttggaaaaataaattaaaatctaatttttttatgtggATGCTATTCACAATAAATCagatttttaaagctttattacTTTGCactttatcacaaaaaaattttgctacgACTTTTCTTTATTCAGAATACTTGTGTAACTATAAGCTTTAACAACTAGCAGTTCAACGCTagtcaaatataatttttagaaattcagTGGGTCCTGTTGAAATCCAAAATGTTAAATGATTTCCAGaactttaattgataaaaaacatagttttaaaaatgaagtagtggtgtagtggtagagtgcttgCATGCGAGAAGTTTAGAGTTTAATTTCAACCACATTCCTGGTAGTACCGTACTCAACTTGCTTCTTCAAACAACGGCCTAGTTCGTCAAGATTTGTGATTCAGACTTAAAGAGTTGAGGAAGAGTTCtaaccacaataaaaaaaaataacctccttgactgtagtggctcCTTgaccttggggaggtgaataacaatatacatatatatttaaaaatatatatatttttaacagagATGTGAAGTCCCAAAAGAACTCCAGCTTTATATTTCTACTTTTTCTAGGTTTGTAGTAtccagaagctctaaacatgttggttgacttatgatctgctataagaaaaaatttaacgaCTTGGAACTTATTGTTTTAAAGCCCGGAGTCCACGAGTCCTTGCCACCATTATACTTAATGACTCCGGgttcaaaaaaagattgttcCTTTTAcctaaaaatcttaattttttttcccattAGTAGTccgtaaatttattttatatatttaaagcacCTGTATAACAAAAACAAGTCTTTTTTGAAACTCCCCATCCCtgatttttagaataaattaatacatttataattataatttgattataaatataattatatttataaccaAATAACACTAAAACAATCCattaaattataagaaataatttatgctaatcaaaaaacttcaaaatatttatgataaattattgcTTAACTTAAGTATTGACACAACACAAATGAATCATACCTATCTGCTGATCCAGCTGATATATATCTACCATCAGGAGACCAAGCACATTTGAGgagattctaaataaaaaaaattaaaacctgtTACTTTTATTGTTACAAATTTGTTGTCACAaagaagaagtaaaaaataaatatatcagaGACAGTGTAATCAGGGAAGCAAAACCAGATATAGTGTTACCACGTTCAGCCAgagaatattataaattataataatttttttttttttaattttgatacaTTGAACTGGGCATATAAATATTAGAGTTacataaatttacatataagtttattatattgGCACGTTCAAACTTGTTCGATTTCTATGCCCTGCAAAAACattcaaatagaaaaaacattcaaataGAAAAACCAAATATATCAAGAAAGGACATAACCATTAACTCGAatgccaactttttttttttttacaactagtAAGAAATTGTGAAGAGCGagactttttttcaaacagagtTGTCACTCTATGGAATGTACTCTTGCAAGCAGCAATGAATGCTCCATCAGTCAAGGCTTTCAAAGAAAGcataaaaaagtaacttttacaGACACAATTGTCTGCAGCGTCTTTGTCTTATATTTGTCAGCATAGAGGAGCCTGATGTAGCAccatcaaattataaataaatttattgcatttattttgatCATggaacaataataatatttaaaataggatTGAGgtcatataaaaatgaattatatatgTGACTTGcttataaatttaacataaaaatttttttaaaagaagaaaaaaaagcacATTTGTTTATCTAAAATAGGATGGGACAgtgaaattaatgaaaattcattaaaatatgcAAGATCTCAATAAGGAATTAGGTTCAGTACAGTTTATTTCTGTGATGTTAGTTTCAAAATTGAATGCTAGTTAAATGCAGTTTGAACTTTATGGTATTTGTGATGCAAGTTTAAAAGCTgttgttgtatatatttaagatattttttcaatgagAACAAAAAGTGTTCTAATGTTACTTCAAAacctaaaatagttttttttccaatatttcttCCAAATGAAAGTCATTTtgctgattttattatttacattgtCATGAAAGTCTTAAGCACAGTGGTGTAAAAGAAacgctaattttaaaattagtatgtATTGCATTGCACCCAATTTGAGGTCAAATTGGGTTTTTCAGGATTGATTGGAATGATTCCAATAtaattaagattttctttaatttgatataaaactgcttattcaaatattttaaataatggtgATAATACACTTATTGTGATAGTGATAATACACTTATTGTGATAGTGATAATACACTTATTGTGATAGTGATAATACACTTATTGTGATAGTGATAATACACTTATTGTGATAGTGATAATACACTTATTGTGATAGTGATAATACACTTATTGTGATAGTGATAATACACTTATTGGCCTGTAATTCTACATAGTGGcatttttgccttttttaaatcttatatagTTCTGAACTACAATTTATTGATTAGTAAAACCTTTAATAACAACCTAATTACTGGCTTTGTGTAGAGTAGCAAATTCTCCAAAATTCTCTTAAATACACAGAATTATTTTCATACAACTACAAAATTTagtataagttataataattagtataaattagtataattataacaaataaatataattattttcaaacaacaacaaaatttagtttttaccttttcaaaattatgaGTAATCCCACTAAACACTTTTAAACATCTTTCAACAGGAGCAAATGCTCTGATATCCCACACACGcactaaaacaaatttttgataaaatacaagtaaacaaaatttaaaataaaatactaattaaataatatataatgaaGGATCAACTTAAAAAAGGTTAACTAAAAATGATCATTACTAATGGCATACCAGTATTGTCCATAGCATTAGAAAGAAGAAATGAACCATCAGGACTTAATCGGAATCCGGTTACAGAGTCTGTATGTCCTTGCATTTTGAACATTATGTCATTTTTCCGTAGATCCCATacctgaaaaagaaaaatttcaaacaaatttgttttaaaaagacaaaaaaaaaaaattcattctaaaaaaaaaaacaattaattggAATTCTTGTGCCAACAATATTTGGCATTCTTCCAAGTATTGTTggcacaaaaattttattttcaaattttttaaatacttttatttctaaaaaaaatattgctccTATATGTTCtattaagtttaaacaaaaaaaaaatgaaaatctaatgcaattttgattatttgctatttaattgctttgattGTGAATGATTGTGACTTTGATTAGCTGATTGTGAATGATTGCGACTTTGATTAGCTGATTGTGAATGATTGTGACTTTGATTGGCTGATTGTGAATGATTGTGATATTGATTAGCTGATTGTGACTTTGATTGGCTGATTGTGAATGATTGTGATTTTGATTAGCTGATTGTGAATGATTGTGACTTTGATTAGCTGATTGTGAATGATTGTGACTTTGATTGGCTGATTGTGAATGATTGTGACTTTGATTGTGAATAATTGTGATTTTCATTGTCTGATTGTGAATAATTGAGACTTTGATTGGCTGATTGTAAATATTGTGACTTTGATTGGCTGATTGTGAAGTTGATAAAttgattagaaaaattaaaatacaaaaaaacaaacttttataacgTTATCGATTCCTCCTGACATAAATTGTGATGTTGTATCATTAAAACAAACTGCTGTTACCTAGAAAATGTAGaacaactttttattgtttttatcattgaaaatatatttaaaaaaaaagaaaactacttACAGGATATGTGTTTTGAAATGTTTGGACTGATGTTTTCAACCGTCTGTCCCAgatctaaaaaagttaaaaataattttgttactaCTATtgtgagtttttataaataaatactcaAAGCAAAATCCTTTTATGACTATTTagataaaaagaatggaaaaagCTCTTCATTACCTTCTtcttattactttaaaattcaaataaaaatggaCTTTAAAAGTCCATGATGAGCAAAAGTTATCAACTATTATGATGTTTTGCATTGTTCAAtactatttattaatatttattaaatacacaGCATTcctatttttgattaaattttttttttcaaaacataaactttttgttattttcaattaatgGTTGTGCATTAATGAATTCTCAATGTTAAGGGATCAAGAAGACAACATTACCTGTTGCTGTGTTtagtcatttgtttttttatttaaatttcagttctttaaattattatatgtaaCTGTTGTTTAAACAATGGATACCTTTATAGTACAGTCATCAGATCCACTAATCACAATTTCAGGACCACGACGAGCAGGGCAACATGAGTTGACAAAAGATGCATGTcctttatactttttaactttaataccAGTCTCATAATCCCATAATGCAATTGTTTTATCCGAGGAACAGGTAACTAaagttctattaaaaaaaaattataactatatacacatcaaacaaaaataaaaacattaacaactaTCTGATAAAATAATCACTTACTCTCCATCAGGAGTATAATGCAAATCAAGAATAGCTCCAGTGTGGCCCTTTAATATCGCAAAATTATTGCAGTCATCATAAACATTCCATAAATCTATAAGAATGTATTGAGAACTGTTTATAATGTATATGcattattctaaaaatttattttttcaaagaattgGTGTTCTCAGACTcctaaatgttatttatatactaaaatgacatttatttgtataaatgacAAATTAGTTGATAAAAATCATACTTAGGGGCTGAACAAAATTATTGTACATTTGACAGATCATGTCTTGTTCATTATAATCAAAGAAAAGCAAAATAACATTAAAGCAACCATAATAATAATCACTTCATacaaagattaaataaaaacaatagttttttaagaaaaaataaaaaataaatactttttcaaggATTTTCAAAACAGCTGAATATGGGAATAGAGTTGACTATTTATGtattctataaatatatttgtatattcagGGCCGTCCTGAAGAAACCTTAAAAAgtaaggagggggggggggggagagagaCAGGTGAAGTATCTGTCATTTGCCAAGTAAGGcccagaaatatttttaaactgtgggtttatttctataaagtatattcaatattattgGTATTAGCTgattaaaatgttattgaacaaaatgttgttttatatatatatatatattatattatataacaaaacattatatattattatatttatataacacaaaAAGTGAACTTGTATAACACAAAATATGAGCCTGTAAACACAAAAAGTGAGCTTGTATAACACAAAAATTAACTCCATTCCTTAATTGGTTTCAGGGAGTCCTCCATCTCCCAAAGATTGCTATAAGATCTGacaatttactttatattacaaCCAATCAAACAACCTCTAACATTTATTACAACCAATCAAATGATCGCTGATACTTATCAGagcagtaaaattaaaaaaagtctctctaaaaaatatttctatttaaaatgaaaacattttcacaaaaacatttttattgtaataaataataacataatcgCTTATAATTAATGCTTAATTTAACGCTGCTGCTGCTGTTACTCCTTTGTGCGCATTTGACACAGAgatttttaaagaagatttaGCACGCTTGGCCTTTTAATGtttctctttatatttttgaccgCGCGATAAGGTATTCTTAAATACAGGGCTTTGTAGCAGCTCTGGAGCTGGAGCCAGTGCTATCCGGAACTGGTGATTTTACATTGAGCTGAGCCGGAACTggagataaaatttttttctgctgGACCTGGCTCCGGAGCCAGCTCCACccttttgatattttgaaatacCAAACTTccataaagtttattttttatataatgagatttttttaaagaatttaagcAATTACactcattaaaatatttttaatgagggTAATTTAGTATTTCatatggtttataaaaaaaacaaaaagaaaatattttttcagaatttaatttttatacaattattttgtGTAATCGTGTGGTTCTTATTGTAGAGTAtgataagttactttaaaaaatactaatatcTAAACAATATCAATGATTGGTTAAAGGGTTGTCTATAAAGTAcgtaagctttttttttaatccccCCCTCCCCTGCATTTTGCTGTACACTTTTTTGAGTATCCTTCACCTCCCTGAAAGTACCAACCCTTTTAACCTACCTActcaacattttatgatattttttttaatttagtgtctccttaCTTTCATAATTGACCCCTCTCCGCCATTCAAATGTACTTTTATGTACGATCCTTTatgtacatactttatggacaatccttaacaaaaaaatactttatctaTGTGTTAAGTCACATTAGTTGttttaacgtttttatttaaaacattttaaaaatagatttaaacatGTGAGttccaaataaaattagaaaaagtttttttttgatattattgatattagttttgtttatactatcttttttattatttctcttatttttaaaatttgtcatttactttattttcatatttttttttagttaaatttttggTAAGATTACAGAAAAGATAAATGATAAAGTGATTTCATGCgccatgtaaataaaaaataaaaaatttacaatatgaAACGGCATTTGGAAAAATCACATCTATcagaatataaaattgttgaatcTGAAATGAGCCTTATGGCccaaagaaaatcttaaaaatcattttatcacATTCACAAGAtttcaatactaaaaaaaacagaCTACTTTAGATTCTTTTGTTATCACTAGTAGTTGAACAATAAATCAAGTTAgtgctaaaacttttttaaaattggaattaTTAAAATGGTAGTAAAAAACGgagttttgttaaaaacatttgtggATGAAGGATTTCAGTTGGTTACAGGCCAATTAGGTAAAACTCTTGGATTCAGTACTGGACACAATTCTGAATGCAATTTGATTAACGAATTTGCTGAAAAAAAGTAAGCTGAAATAAAGGAAATATTGTTACAGAAATTTATTATGTGAAAGTAGATGCAGCCACTTGACACCAAAATaactatttgaaaataaatatttaatattattatgagaaaaaaaatttaaaaactttggcactGATAGATACCACAAGGACAGCACAACCCTGTTGCTACCAAAAAAATGGTGGAAGATACTCTATATAGATTTGGTATCAGCAATGATCAAATAGTATGTGCAAGTGTAGAAAATGTAGTCAATATGATTAGAGCaatcataattttaaacaaatattcgggtgataaaaatttttaagatgaCGCCTTGCATGATTACGAACAAGTGGAATTTTTATAACAGGATATAAATGAAGAAGAAAGTGAAGGAGCTTGGGAAGAAAATCTAGCCTTTATCAACTCAGAATGGtgtctaaaatatataatatatattaaatatacaaaaaaaaaatcaaatagttcaagaagtttcaatatttccaagtttcttcaTGTGCATTCTTCTGGTGCTGTATGGTAACCCATACAGCACCAGAGAAAGAGAGGATGCTGGGAGGAAAAGAAGAGGTGGCTCAAAAGTtgtaaattactttagattttaaagaaattttaaagagattttaaagaaacttttgagttgttttttttattgtaatttttggctgtaatttttttttaaaatacatttttgttcaatttttcccattaattttaatgttatcaaGTTAAATCATTTGAATGAGACacttttattaacaatactCAATGACAAGAAATAAAAGTCAGGGttaaacatttgataaagttaatgttaatctCAAAAAGCCTTGGTTTTCACACAACCAATTTCTATGTAGCACGTTCCAAAACCaaaacatttgataatttgttttataactttgatAAACATGCATTACAAAGTATGCCATTGAATGAGTAtgacacaaataatattttatttttaaaatgtaatatttgtCATAAGTATTATTTCTCATGATGTAgtaatatatgttatttattatatgttaatgttaatatgtgttatataaagATATAGATTTATACTTTGTAAATGTTTCTATGTATGCGCTGTtagtagttaaaaaatgttcaataaaCTCAGGATAACTCGATAACCCTCAATAATTtgaactaattttgaaattccAGTTGAGCCTTTATTTATGGATTATATTCCCAGTAACTCTAATATTCTCCAAAGAAGCTAATTCTTTAGTCCCTTGGAGGTGTGAGTTATTTAGAGTTTACTGTAAAATCTTTTGCTATTTATTAATTGTTGTGATTAATGGTAATAGACTTAGCTCACCTTCACATTGGTGTCTTTCGTTAAAAGTgagaaaaatgaaaagtaagtttcttatttcttatctacttattcacatttttgaaatttcaaattaataaagtaCATAAcactttaatttgtaattaatgtgattaagtgttttaaataacaattttgttccatttttaggtTGAGTTCCTTCTTTTATGgctgatttttgaaaatttttctacataaaataatttaagaaatgttcTGAATGTTGATCTAAAAGCTAAAACGATGTTTTGTTAATCTTCAtagcatttaataaaatctatagaataataaaacaatgttatttaatCTATAGAATGAaacaatgttattatttaaattgcttatataagtacttttttatgttaaacatatttatttgtaactttttttttaccaaaaaattttttatttcaagaaaaatgtttgtttctcacataaatttttatattttttctctttgaaataattttagtatGGGTGTATTGGCCATTTTCgctttgattttatatttttccattattttcatctttgattGGAATACATTGATACTTTAATTACTTAGGTGATTACGGATCTAGATGTTCGTTCCCATTAAGAATGTTTTTGTACCGAGATTCGGTACaaataatagctataataatttaataattctcaaaaattaaatttgttgacCAACAACATCAATTGTTGATCGTTTGTTGTTGATCGCTTAATTGAAAGAATTATGTTATGagttgcaaaaaagtttttataagaaATGTCAAACAAATAGAACTAACGTATATGACATAACTTGGATCCATGACCTGTTTCTGTGTCTTCCTTTGCTTTGTAAAGAAATGTTAATGAggtcttaaaaatattaatcaataaaaaattttattacagccttaaaccttaaaaaatttaatcacagCCTCCAAAAACACTGGAAGAAATGTTAATCTCTGTTAAACATACTTTAGTTatgtaaacaatattaaagtaaattagtattgttaattgttaacCAAAAATCAAGAATTCTAAATCGATTTATCTTCTGTCATAAACTAAGATTTATTGAAGTAAAGAGAGcaaattaagtatatatatatagtttgttcGACAGCTAGTTCTTATAATTGGTTATTAAGtattttgagttacttttaaaactttaaaaattcttaCGTATCAAACGATCAAATCCAGCAGACGCTAAGGTCTGTCCAGAAGGATGAAAACGACTGCAAAATACTTCTCcctataaaaagaaatttcaaaatctgaaataaatattatgtttaaggcaaaaaaaaaagaacaaaaaaataacaacaataacaacaacaacaaaataacctGTCAAAAGCCTAAttatagcttttaaaaaaatacttacagcATGACCTGTCAAAAGCATGATCGGAGCTTGTAAATTTGAAGATCTTGGcttaaagaatgaaaaaaaaaaaaactcatggttaaatttacaagttttaaattaactttttttttaaataaaatttttaactattaagtttcctaactataaaaatattaactactaccaaatttatcaaaataaaaatcaaatgtcaaaaaattaaactgacTTACAAGTGTAGTCAAATTTGCTTGTTGTTCATTTAGCAAAGCAACttcatctttttgtttttttgttacagGCACTAATTGACCAAAGCCAGTTACTTCCATTATGTCATTGCCACCAAAATCATATCTTCGTTTAGTTCCAGCTTCAACAGGAAGTTccatcataaaaactttttgtttaaaaattagacttaaaactatattactatcaaaaaatgtattttgggtaatatttctgaaaaattaaacttgaaaaaacagtttttcaaactattagttgtcttttaaaaccaaacaaaaaacaatttaaatttaaaaatgaataacaactTAAATCATTAGTTGTTTTCAgattcaaacaaaaaacaattcaaatttaaaaaagagtaaGAACTTAACTTAAAACAGTTAAAGTTGATGTGCAGAAGTAATTAACTTGTAGAAAAGTTACAAATGACACGATTCTTTAGTTCTTTTTAAGTTATTCAGtgattaacttatttaaaactataaaagtttttgtaataaaaataaaaaactattcaaaacaaaaaacacaaacaaaaaaaactttaaagttttttgtaataaaaataaaaataaaaaaattctaaacacaaaaaatatgtctataaagattatttacaaatgccttcatttttaaaaac
This Hydra vulgaris chromosome 04, alternate assembly HydraT2T_AEP DNA region includes the following protein-coding sequences:
- the LOC100199715 gene encoding U5 small nuclear ribonucleoprotein 40 kDa protein isoform X2; translation: MMELPVEAGTKRRYDFGGNDIMEVTGFGQLVPVTKKQKDEVALLNEQQANLTTLPRSSNLQAPIMLLTGHAGEVFCSRFHPSGQTLASAGFDRLIHLWNVYDDCNNFAILKGHTGAILDLHYTPDGETLVTCSSDKTIALWDYETGIKVKKYKGHASFVNSCCPARRGPEIVISGSDDCTIKIWDRRLKTSVQTFQNTYPVTAVCFNDTTSQFMSGGIDNVIKVWDLRKNDIMFKMQGHTDSVTGFRLSPDGSFLLSNAMDNTVRVWDIRAFAPVERCLKVFSGITHNFEKNLLKCAWSPDGRYISAGSADRFVYVWDTVTKKILYKLPGHNGSVNDVDFHPSEPILMSCSSDKQIYLGELFAG